One region of Carya illinoinensis cultivar Pawnee chromosome 8, C.illinoinensisPawnee_v1, whole genome shotgun sequence genomic DNA includes:
- the LOC122319057 gene encoding abscisic acid 8'-hydroxylase 1 — translation MIMQQKNEYSSPPSSVADRKMLPLLLHLLQPRICCYTLVVLSVSLFLMSQIVLKIFRCRFQESTAGIPPGSPGLPLIGETLQFMASIYSGKGFYHFVRIRHLQYGNCFRTNIFGETHVFVSSTESAKAILNNDSGKFTKRYIRSIAELVGDQSLLCASDQHHKLIRTRLSSFFSATSISVFVKQFDESIVETLRSWDDGSTVVVLQEALKITCKAMCKMLISLDSGEELEMLQQEVAQVCEAMLAFPLRLPWTRFHKGLQGRKRIMNILDKVISERRGGIKQAYQGDFLQQMLMEDEKASSTDEAPRLTDAEIKDNILTMIIAGQDTTASAITWMVKFLDENQDVLETLRNEQQLMAKKISLKPYLSVEDLTEMPYASKVVKESLRMASVVPWFPRQALKDCEIEGFKIKRGWNVNIDAKSIHLDAMVYKDPSEFNPTRFAGETKPYSFLAFGMGGRTCLGMNMAKAMMLVFLHRLITTYRWKVVDPDTSTEKWGLFSRLKSGCPVQLTRITEDDSVQT, via the exons atgattatgcaGCAAAAGAATGAATATAGCAGCCCACCCAGCAGCGTAGCAGATCGAAAAATGCTTCCGCTATTGCTTCATCTCCTGCAACCTCGCATTTGTTGTTACACTCTTGTTGTTTTGAGTGTCTCTCTGTTTTTGATGTCTCAAATAGTACTGAAGATATTTCGATGCCGTTTTCAAGAATCAACTGCCGGGATTCCCCCGGGGAGTCCAGGATTACCGCTGATTGGAGAGACCTTGCAGTTCATGGCTTCCATCTACAGTGGCAAAGGCTTCTATCACTTTGTCCGGATTCGCCATCTCCA GTACGGGAACTGCTTCAGGACAAACATCTTTGGGGAGACGCATGTTTTTGTTTCGAGCACAGAGTCAGCGAAGGCAATTCTGAACAATGACTCGGGAAAATTCACCAAAAGATACATAAGGTCGATCGCGGAGCTTGTTGGTGATCAAAGCCTTCTCTGTGCTTCTGACCAACACCACAAACTGATCCGTACCCGTCTCTCCAGTTTTTTCTCAGCTACTTCTATATCAGTTTTTGTCAAACAGTTTGATGAATCTATCGTGGAAACACTTCGCTCCTGGGATGATGGCAGCACTGTGGTCGTACTCCAAGAGGCACTCAAG ATAACTTGCAAAGCAATGTGCAAAATGCTGATAAGTCTAGACAGCGGGGAAGAACTAGAGATGTTGCAGCAGGAAGTCGCCCAAGTTTGTGAAGCAATGCTCGCATTCCCTTTGAGGTTACCTTGGACAAGATTCCATAAAGGCCTCCAG GGCAGAAAAAGAATAATGAACATACTGGATAAGGTGATTAGTGAAAGAAGAGGAGGCATAAAACAAGCTTATCAAGGAGATTTTCTGCAACAGATGTTGATGGAGGATGAAAAAGCATCTAGTACTGATGAAGCTCCAAGGCTGACAGACGCAGAGATTAAAGACAACATCTTAACGATGATCATTGCAG GTCAGGATACAACAGCAAGTGCAATCACATGGATGGTTAAATTCTTGGATGAGAACCAAGATGTCCTGGAGACACTTAGG AATGAACAACAGCTCATGGCCAAAAAGATTTCACTGAAGCCATATCTTTCGGTTGAAGATCTTACTGAGATGCCTTATGCTTCAAAG GTTGTAAAAGAATCCCTACGGATGGCATCCGTAGTACCATGGTTCCCAAGACAAGCACTCAAAGACTGTGAGATTGAAG GATTTAAGATCAAAAGAGGGTGGAACGTTAATATTGATGCTAAATCAATACACCTGGATGCTATGGTGTACAAGGATCCAAGCGAGTTCAATCCAACAAGATTTGCT GGAGAAACAAAGCCATACAGCTTCTTGGCATTTGGGATGGGAGGGAGGACTTGCCTTGGGATGAACATGGCCAAAGCCATGATGCTTGTGTTTCTCCACCGTCTGATCACCACATACAG GTGGAAGGTGGTGGACCCCGACACGAGCACTGAGAAGTGGGGGCTTTTCTCAAGATTAAAAAGTGGCTGTCCGGTACAATTGACGAGAATCACTGAGGATGATTCAGTTCAAACCTAA
- the LOC122318308 gene encoding heavy metal-associated isoprenylated plant protein 2-like isoform X1: MKKQNLQTQAEQFWYLNQLSGMIVQSNYVVCIRVSGEKKTVVSVVLLCSKCRQKVMKSIATIEGITSIVLDPSKNTVTVIGEADPVRIIKQVRKFRKTATVVSVGPAKEEKKDEKKDSVVKESVVTCVPKTCQRCDLWYVVADDYYNRCTIM, encoded by the exons atgaaaaaacaaaatttgcaaaCTCAGGCTGAGCAGTTTTGGTATCTTAATCAGCTTAGTGGAATGATTGTGCAGTCCAATTATGTTGTCTGCATCCGGGTGAGCGGTGaaaag AAAACTGTAGTGTCAGTGGTACTGCTCTGTTCAAAGTGCAGGCAGAAGGTGATGAAGTCAATTGCAACAATCGAAGGGATAACTTCTATAGTCCTTGACCCCTCAAAGAATACGGTGACAGTAATCGGGGAAGCCGATCCAGTGAGGATCATCAAGCAGGTCCGAAAATTCAGAAAAACTGCCACTGTGGTCAGTGTAGGTCCCgccaaagaggagaaaaaggatGAGAAGAAAGATTCAGTTGTAAAAGAATCAGTTGTTACTTGTGTTCCAAAGACATGTCAGAGATGTGATTTATGGTATGTGGTTGCTGATGATTATTACAATCGTTGTACCATTATGTAA
- the LOC122318308 gene encoding heavy metal-associated isoprenylated plant protein 2-like isoform X2, with protein sequence MSSKKTVVSVVLLCSKCRQKVMKSIATIEGITSIVLDPSKNTVTVIGEADPVRIIKQVRKFRKTATVVSVGPAKEEKKDEKKDSVVKESVVTCVPKTCQRCDLWYVVADDYYNRCTIM encoded by the exons ATGAGTTCTAAG AAAACTGTAGTGTCAGTGGTACTGCTCTGTTCAAAGTGCAGGCAGAAGGTGATGAAGTCAATTGCAACAATCGAAGGGATAACTTCTATAGTCCTTGACCCCTCAAAGAATACGGTGACAGTAATCGGGGAAGCCGATCCAGTGAGGATCATCAAGCAGGTCCGAAAATTCAGAAAAACTGCCACTGTGGTCAGTGTAGGTCCCgccaaagaggagaaaaaggatGAGAAGAAAGATTCAGTTGTAAAAGAATCAGTTGTTACTTGTGTTCCAAAGACATGTCAGAGATGTGATTTATGGTATGTGGTTGCTGATGATTATTACAATCGTTGTACCATTATGTAA